In the Sus scrofa isolate TJ Tabasco breed Duroc chromosome 6, Sscrofa11.1, whole genome shotgun sequence genome, one interval contains:
- the TMEM200C gene encoding transmembrane protein 200C has product MIATGGLLRISARKQDPLRPPSQVPKRKRKAKKRRKNDVVVVKGKLKLCSISGLIALCGILVLLVGIAMAVVGYWPKANGANKDGVKQLPPTGSGHRVPTMTNRSSSGSKKQSGNHLGTPEGVNSSSVGASRSTPPARSPAPSSSSSTSVGFFFRVFSGYLHSDKLKVFGPLIMGIGIFLFICANAVLHENRDKKTKIINLRDLYSTVIDVHSLRAKDLAAAAAAAAAAAASSSSSAPASAPPGAAPLNGFLGYVQSRGLELKPGGCGAAGDAFGAAALLARGAWPHPAALGGGGGARGAASPPDLASSPRCPREPPSLAEAVYSIYRERSGVAGRRRTAAAETAAAATAAASSSSSPAPCSPPGSWGRQSTASSLVGSSLSAFALLPLPGERDGDGDAEGASCGWQRPPGERGSREIPRGELDLSLTDLRCAPGGARRAPPEPEEPGGAAAARTTRGQGGRLPRTGRYAALRRRSTSGLPDYRAPRSPEPPPTSRSADLDLSLPAQAASPSPSPRRERSPPAGLDSPSSQSDGPSCSNKGYTPLREAGTSLESVMYTVAGDSPAGEAATAPGAEESPPEDPSREPPAAEAPQPGQRHFTNKEKLFMISRSHATGVEDGELESTGI; this is encoded by the coding sequence ATGATCGCCACGGGCGGCCTGTTGAGGATTTCCGCCAGAAAGCAAGATCCCCTCCGCCCCCCGAGCCAGGTCCCCAAACGCAAGCGGAAAGCCAAGAAGAGGCGCAAGAACGACGTGGTGGTGGTGAAAGGCAAGCTGAAGCTGTGCTCCATCTCCGGGCTCATTGCCCTCTGTGGTATTCTGGTGCTGCTGGTGGGCATAGCCATGGCGGTGGTGGGCTACTGGCCCAAGGCCAACGGGGCCAATAAGGACGGGGTTAAGCAGCTGCCACCCACGGGCAGCGGCCACCGCGTCCCCACGATGACCAACAGAAGCAGCAGTGGCAGCAAAAAACAGTCCGGGAACCACCTGGGGACTCCGGAGGGCGTCAACTCCAGTTCGGTGGGCGCGTCCAGGAGCACGCCTCCAGCGCGGTCCCCCGCCCCTTCTTCGTCCTCCTCCACGTCTGTGGGTTTCTTCTTCCGAGTCTTCTCCGGCTACCTGCACTCTGACAAGCTCAAGGTCTTCGGGCCCCTCATCATGGGCATCGGCATCTTCCTCTTCATCTGCGCCAACGCTGTGCTCCATGAGAATCGGGACAAGAAGACCAAGATCATCAACCTACGGGACCTCTACTCCACCGTCATCGACGTGCACAGCCTCCGCGCCAAAGACCTggctgcagccgccgccgccgccgcggccgccgccgcctcctcttCGTCCTCTGCCCCCGCCTCGGCGCCCCCCGGGGCCGCGCCGCTCAATGGCTTCCTCGGCTACGTGCAGTCGCGGGGCCTGGAGCTGAAGCCCGGAGGCTGCGGAGCTGCCGGGGACGCCTTCGGGGCGGCGGCCTTGCTGGCCAGGGGCGCGTGGCCCCACCCCGCGGcgctgggagggggaggtggggcccGGGGCGCCGCGTCCCCGCCGGACCTGGCCTCCTCCCCGCGCTGCCCGCGGGAGCCCCCGAGCCTGGCGGAGGCCGTGTACAGCATCTACCGCGAGCGCTCGGGCGTGGCCGGCCGTCGCCGGACCGCTGCCGCGGAGACCGCCGCTGCCGCCACCGCGGccgccagcagcagcagcagcccggCGCCCTGCAGCCCCCCCGGGAGCTGGGGACGCCAGAGCACCGCCAGCTCCCTCGTGGGCTCTTCGTTGAGCGCCTTCGCGCTGCTGCCCCTACCCGGGGAGCGCGACGGGGATGGGGACGCGGAGGGCGCGAGCTGCGGCTGGCAGCGGCCGCCCGGGGAGCGCGGCTCCCGGGAGATCCCGCGGGGCGAGCTCGACCTGAGCTTGACCGACCTCCGCTGCGCCCCGGGCGGCGCGCGCCGGGCGCCCCCCGAGCCGGAGGAGCCCGGGGGAGCGGCGGCCGCGCGCACCACCAGGGGGCAGGGCGGCCGCCTGCCCAGGACCGGCAGGTACGCGGCCCTGCGGCGCCGCAGCACCAGCGGGCTCCCGGACTACCGGGCGCCTCGGTCCCCCGAGCCTCCGCCCACCTCGCGCAGCGCGGACCTAGACCTGAGCCTTCCTGCCCAAGCCGCCTCCCCCTCGCCCTCTCCGCGGCGGGAGCGCTCGCCGCCCGCCGGCCTGGACTCGCCGAGCTCCCAGTCGGATGGGCCATCCTGCAGCAATAAGGGCTACACCCCCCTGCGGGAGGCCGGCACCTCCCTGGAGTCGGTCATGTACACGGTAGCCGGTGACAGTCCAGCCGGTGAGGCCGCCACCGCCCCGGGTGCGGAGGAGAGCCCCCCGGAGGATCCCAGCCGGGAACCCCCCGCGGCCGAGGCCCCCCAGCCCGGGCAGAGGCACTTTACAAACAAGGAGAAACTCTTCATGATTTCCCGGTCTCACGCCACTGGGGTCGAGGACGGAGAACTGGAAAGTACTGGCATTTAG